One segment of Rosa chinensis cultivar Old Blush chromosome 6, RchiOBHm-V2, whole genome shotgun sequence DNA contains the following:
- the LOC112173916 gene encoding UDP-glucose flavonoid 3-O-glucosyltransferase 7: METKTHQQLHIFFLPYMVQGHTLPLLDIAKLFASRGVKSTIITTPVNAPLFSNSIETSKSLGLEIELLVIKFPSTEVGLPEGIERTKLVKTQETKEKFYKAITALQKQVEQLLDQHRPHCLVASTLFHWATDVAAKFGIPRLIFHGPGFFPLCAAMSMTLYQPHMKVSSDSESFVIPNLPHEIKTTRNELPTFLTQNGETGLNKMLEVCRKAEERSFGIIINSFYELEPDYADHYRKVFRRKSWHIGPVSLCNKAEKDISGRGREGSVDEVHECLNWLNSKKPNSVVYICFGSLSSFSDFQLVEIAIGLEASGKQFIWVVKKEKNDEEEWLPEGFEQRMEGKGLIIRGWAPQLLILQHEAVGAFLTHCGWNSILEGVSAGVPMITWPVFADQFNNEKLVTQILRIGVAIGAQKSEDGSVKTEASVKSEAIKKAVTEIMEGDEADGMRSKAFALGETAKRAVEEGGSSFSDLTALIEELRSLGS; encoded by the coding sequence ATGGAAACCAAAACTCATCAACAGCTTCACATTTTCTTCCTTCCATATATGGTTCAAGGCCACACTTTACCCCTCCTAGACATAGCCAAACTATTTGCTTCACGTGGTGTTAAATCCACCATAATAACCACCCCTGTCAATGCACCACTCTTCTCCAACTCAATCGAAACCAGCAAAAGTTTGGGTTTAGAAATCGAACTTCTCGTAATCAAGTTCCCATCTACTGAAGTTGGGTTGCCTGAAGGAATTGAAAGAACAAAGTTGGTAAAAACCCAAGAGACGAAGGAAAAGTTCTATAAAGCGATAACTGCCCTTCAAAAACAGGTAGAGCAGCTTTTAGACCAACATCGTCCCCACTGTCTCGTTGCAAGCACATTATTTCATTGGGCTACGGATGTTGCTGCCAAATTTGGAATTCCGAGGCTCATCTTTCATGGACCTGGTTTCTTCCCCTTGTGTGCTGCAATGAGTATGACGTTGTACCAACCTCACATGAAGGTTTCATCTGATTCAGAATCTTTTGTTATTCCTAATCTCCCGCATGAGATCAAGACGACAAGAAACGAACTACCAACTTTTCTTACTCAAAATGGTGAGACAGGACTCAACAAGATGCTCGAAGTATGTAGAAAGGCTGAAGAAAGGAGCTTCGGGATTATTATTAATAGCTTCTATGAACTTGAACCAGATTATGCAGATCACTATAGGAAGGTATTTAGGAGGAAGTCATGGCATATCGGCCCAGTTTCTTTATGCAACAAGGCAGAAAAGGATATATCAGGAAGGGGAAGGGAAGGCTCGGTTGATGAAGTTCATGAGTGCTTGAACTGGCTTAATTCTAAGAAACCGAATTCGGTTGTTTACATATGCTTTGGAAGCCTTAGCAGTTTCAGTGATTTTCAGCTCGTAGAAATTGCTATAGGTCTCGAGGCTTCTGGAAAACAGTTCATTTGGGTTgttaagaaagaaaagaatgatGAAGAAGAGTGGTTGCCTGAAGGGTTTGAGCAGAGAATGGAGGGAAAGGGACTTATTATAAGAGGTTGGGCTCCCCAACTACTGATTCTTCAACATGAAGCAGTTGGGGCCTTTCTCACTCATTGTGGGTGGAACTCTATCCTTGAAGGAGTGTCAGCCGGGGTGCCAATGATCACCTGGCCGGTGTTCGCTGACCAGTTTAACAATGAGAAGTTGGTGACTCAGATACTTAGGATTGGAGTTGCTATTGGTGCTCAAAAGTCGGAGGATGGTAGTGTGAAGACCGAAGCCAGTGTGAAGAGTGAGGCTATTAAGAAGGCTGTAACTGAAATAATGGAGGGTGATGAAGCTGACGGAATGAGAAGCAAAGCTTTTGCTCTTGGAGAGACGGCAAAGAGGGCAGTTGAGGAAGGTGGTTCGTCGTTTTCCGATTTAACTGCTCTAATTGAAGAGTTGAGGTCCCTTGGGTCTTGA
- the LOC112173920 gene encoding RNA polymerase II C-terminal domain phosphatase-like 4, with protein sequence MMSVATVSPILHNIDNLVGYLKRGRGLDSDYSDLGLIDQRAKRLKVETDVGISEEAGFAFDEKPRFSKVRYGYIPKGLALGDDEIDRLRNENTRNLLLNHKKLHLVLDLDHTLLNTTFLDEMSPEEEYLKTQTQSDHSLQYVHVVDTPSRQLMTKLRPYIRTFLVQASQMFELSIYTMGNRDYALEMAKLLDPGNLIFGGRVMSRDDSPETNRKSLDVLLARDSAVVILDDRKNVWTNDNRDNVIVMPRYHFFRSSYQKSGLSKGKPYSELKTDECDRYGGAYLANVLQLLGYIHTIFFNEVEIQGWDLMYRDVRLVLKILKKEVLKGCKIVFSHVFPSNVEANTHPLWKMAEQLGATCSTQVDPSVTHVVAANARTQKSCWAVKEGKFLVNPQWIHSANFMWQKQPEDNFPCH encoded by the coding sequence ATGATGAGTGTGGCTACTGTGTCTCCGATTTTACATAATATTGATAACCTTGTTGGGTATCTTAAGAGGGGACGAGGGTTAGATTCTGATTACAGTGACCTAGGGTTGATAGATCAGAGGGCAAAGAGGCTTAAGGTAGAGACTGATGTGGGTATTTCAGAAGAGGCTGGATTTGCTTTTGATGAAAAACCCAGGTTTTCTAAAGTGAGATATGGGTATATACCCAAAGGGTTAGCGCTTGGGGATGATGAGATTGATCGATTACGCAACGAAAACACTAGGAATCTATTGTTGAACCATAAGAAACTTCATCTGGTTCTTGATCTAGACCACACCCTGCTGAATACCACTTTCCTTGATGAGATGTCACCCGAAGAAGAATATCTGAAGACCCAAACCCAGTCTGATCATTCTCTGCAGTATGTTCACGTTGTTGACACTCCCAGTAGGCAATTGATGACCAAGTTGAGGCCTTATATTAGGACGTTTTTAGTGCAAGCCAGTCAAATGTTTGAGCTGTCCATATACACAATGGGTAATCGAGATTATGCGCTAGAAATGGCCAAGCTGCTTGATCCAGGAAATCTTATCTTTGGTGGTAGAGTCATGTCGCGTGATGATAGCCCAGAAACAAATAGAAAGAGTCTAGATGTCCTGCTTGCCCGAGATTCTGCTGTTGTGATCCTTGATGATAGGAAAAATGTATGGACAAATGACAACAGGGACAATGTAATAGTGATGCCTAGGTATCATTTCTTTAGATCTAGTTATCAAAAGTCTGGCCTCAGTAAGGGTAAGCCTTATTCTGAGTTGAAGACTGATGAATGTGATCGTTATGGAGGAGCTTATCTTGCAAATGTACTTCAACTTCTTGGATATATTCACACCATATTCTTTAATGAAGTTGAGATACAGGGGTGGGATCTTATGTACAGAGATGTGAGGCTTGTCTTGAAAATCCTGAAGAAGGAAGTCTTGAAAGGCTGTAAAATTGTTTTCAGCCATGTATTCCCCTCAAATGTCGAAGCTAATACTCATCCTTTGTGGAAGATGGCGGAGCAGCTGGGCGCTACTTGTTCAACACAAGTCGATCCATCAGTCACGCATGTAGTTGCAGCAAATGCTCGAACACAGAAATCGTGTTGGGCAGTTAAAGAAGGAAAGTTTTTGGTGAATCCCCAATGGATTCATTCTGCAAATTTTATGTGGCAAAAGCAACCTGAAGATAATTTTCCCTGTCATTAG